Proteins found in one Acidimicrobiales bacterium genomic segment:
- a CDS encoding alpha/beta hydrolase → MMEIDGLVRHDVDASGTLIHVAEVGDGPMVLFVHGFPESWYSWRHQLPAVAAAGYRAVAIDVRGYGSSEAPADVDAYRLVDLVGDCVGVVEALGDTGAVIVGHDWGSPIASTAALLRPEVFRAVALLSVAYTPPNEVRPTDIFRMMGGDDTFYIEYFQEPGVAEAEIGTDPARWLEGMIFSASGDAPPPLPGEPAGFAVASGGRLDDRFRYPEGPLAWQGADDLAFYVGEFARAGFSGGLNRYRCVDHDWVDLRAWRGAPIHQPSLYIGGEKDGPTIWGAGSIARYPETLPGLHDSVVLPDVGHWMQQEDAAGVNALLLDFLDACS, encoded by the coding sequence ATGGAGATCGACGGGCTGGTCCGCCACGACGTGGACGCGAGCGGCACCCTGATCCACGTGGCCGAGGTGGGCGACGGGCCGATGGTGCTCTTCGTCCACGGATTCCCGGAGTCGTGGTACTCGTGGCGCCACCAACTGCCAGCGGTCGCTGCGGCCGGCTACCGGGCCGTCGCCATCGACGTCCGGGGCTACGGGTCGTCCGAGGCCCCCGCTGACGTGGACGCCTACCGCCTGGTCGACCTCGTCGGGGACTGCGTCGGGGTGGTCGAGGCGCTCGGCGATACCGGAGCCGTGATCGTGGGCCACGACTGGGGGTCGCCGATTGCCAGCACTGCAGCGTTGCTGCGTCCCGAGGTGTTCCGGGCCGTCGCTCTCCTGAGCGTGGCCTACACCCCGCCCAACGAGGTCAGACCCACCGACATCTTCCGGATGATGGGCGGCGACGACACGTTCTACATCGAGTACTTCCAGGAACCCGGGGTGGCGGAGGCCGAGATCGGCACTGATCCGGCCCGGTGGCTGGAGGGGATGATCTTCAGCGCCTCCGGGGACGCGCCGCCGCCGCTCCCGGGAGAACCTGCGGGGTTCGCCGTAGCCAGCGGAGGCCGGTTGGACGACCGGTTCCGCTACCCGGAAGGACCGTTGGCATGGCAGGGCGCCGACGACCTCGCCTTCTATGTCGGCGAGTTCGCCCGTGCCGGATTCTCCGGTGGCCTGAACCGGTACCGCTGCGTGGACCACGACTGGGTCGACCTGCGGGCATGGCGTGGGGCGCCGATCCACCAGCCCTCGCTCTACATCGGCGGGGAGAAGGACGGCCCCACCATCTGGGGAGCCGGGAGCATCGCCCGGTATCCCGAGACCCTGCCCGGCCTGCACGACTCCGTGGTCCTGCCCGACGTCGGCCACTGGATGCAGCAGGAGGACGCCGCTGGTGTCAACGCGCTCCTGCTGGACTTCCTGGACGCCTGTTCCTGA